The DNA sequence ACGATTGAAAAGGGCTGACAACGATAACTCTTATCTGTTTTGAGGAGGCAAACAAGGACAAGCTCTATCGCCCGCGCGTTACTACACGCTACGAGGTTTCCAGTGCTATTAGTGCAAAATGTGCCCAGGCCGAGGCACTGGATGAGACAAACTCAGCTGTAATGGCTGGTACGGAGTATGGTGGCCCATACTGAGATAACGAATCACAGGTCCGAGACTGCCAGTACAGGGAGCAGCGATCGGCCCTCGTCGGCGATTAGGACGGCAACTAGAGTTGCAGCATTCCTATTGACCCAGAAGCCTGTGCCAACCCCTTCTCTATGCATGCTGACGCAGTTTCATTCTCGTGGCGATCATTGGGAGAAACGCCAAAGGCACGTCTCTGATGGATGCGTGTCAGTCGGTGTTGGTATTTCGCAATCCATGATTTGCTCTTCAGACCGGCGCCATGAATCAATAGTACTGTGAGCTACCGGTACTTTTTCTCTCGCACGAGGCGAAATGGTTCCCCCCACACCCACCACCCTTGGCGTTATCTAGCCACGCGGAATCAAAAGTGCCGTCTGCGACTAATTTACTACGTACATATATTGATTCCGGCGCAGGGATGTGtgctccagcagcgaggATCGTTTGATAGCTTGGCGGGGCTACTGCCGCATTGGTCCTTGTCCCAGCCCAAGATCAATGCAAATGATCCGCGGTAGCGCCTTGAGGGCATATACGGTCCAAACGGTCTAAACGGTCTATACGGCTGCGTCAAGAATGAATgggagctgcttcagctctCACATTGGACATGAGTTGTCTGTATCGTTTTTCTGTGTTTGCCATGTTTCGCCGCCGCGTTAGCCGCCCTGTCTTATAAGCCTGAATGGAACTTTTGATCGGATGAATAGATATGGACAATGGccctcgcttcttctttgccttttggaTCCTGCGCAATGACACCAAAGCGCATTGCCGTTCTGTGATGAACAAACGAACAAGTGGGAATTTTTCCAGCGATTAGGAACTTGTCGCAAGAGCGTGATTGGCCCACGGCTCTGATGCGCTACTGTATACAAGGTCAGGATCTCCAGTATCATTAGATGTTAATAATGATATCAACTCATTCGACAAATTTCTACAAACTCCCAATTGTGCAATCATCTGTTGTTCCACGTCTGCAGAAGAAAGTCATATAAAATGGATCAAAATGGGATATTCCACTTTGAGAGCGACGAATACATATGTACGTAGGACTTAATCAGAAATAGCCAAAGCCATCTTGACAAGAGAGCATATTATTTAGCTGCAACTGAACCATTGTAATCATACTCTCAAGATTCAGATTGTACCGACATGTTACAGTTCGCTCATTGCCCATAAAATGCCTGGAGAAAGTTATCTGCTTTGGAGAAATACAAACGGGAAGTTACAGGTAATCAAAGAGACCGATTAGGCAAAGCAACGCATATATATACTCCGCatgcctacctacctaaAGCGTAACAAGAATTTGCTAAGCGGTTATGAAACAACCAACGCTTTTCCGCGGCTGTCATACTGTCATGTCACTACAGTGCAGCATATccacaacatcatcatcagccctGGTTATTTTGCACCAATGTCGTGGGGATCCAACACCGCTACCGGACACTAGTATTGGCCATTGGAAATTGAACCAATAAAAGCTCGCTCTGAGTTAACTAATCATCATCACGTTATGCCATCTCGAGACAATTATTCCGTATTACTTTTACCCGATTTTCGCTGCTTTTACCAGCAGCACTTTTTTACAATGTTATAGTGCAGCCATATAAATGAACTACTCGCTCAATCTATAAGGGCCTACAAACACTGATTGAATACATCCCATGACTCAAAGCTTAAGCACATTTGAGATACATTATAGCTGAGAGACTGTACaaatgaagagaaacaaaaaccGTCACAAGCCTCATAATGTTATCCGCTCATCTGCTTAGTTGACGATGTCTCCATCTCTTGGTCAGCGAAGTAAGCATCTTAGCTAATTCGGCCCGATGGAAAAAGCAGTCAGGcattattatataaatttcgATCTGGGGTAGAATCAACGCTTCATTCTTTACATGCCCAACGCTTGAGATATCAAGATACAATGGCGTTGTTAGTTATGTCCAATAGTGCCTTTGGCTCTATAATAAAGTCTGTAATATTGTTACCACTTCTTGCCGTTCTTCTTGTCAGTATCATGCAACCCTCAGATTCGGCTGGCCATTATACTGATAGGTAACTTGGCATTGTAGGGTTTGGCATACGCATTTTGCATTACGGTTTATAACCTCTTCTTTCACCCCCTTCGTAATTATCCTGGACCATGGCTCTGGGCAGCCTCAGACATTCCATACTCTTTGGTATCAATCGGTGGCAATGCCCATAAGAAAATGCTTCAAATTCACATCAAATATGGACCAGTGGTGCGCGTTGGTCCCAACACAGTGTTTTACAGCCACCCAGATGCCTCCAAGGAACTTCGTGGTCACCGTAAAGGCAAAGGAGTGGAGCACTTGAAAGATCCTCACCTACACTCTGGTAATCAAAGCAATGCTATTGGTGCAAGCCGGGAGAATCATATTCGGTACCGACGAAACTTATCTTATGGATTTTCGCACCAGGCCATGCTGGATCAAGAACCAATCATCAATAGATACATCAATACGCTATTGACGGAACTGAAAGCACGATGCGCCAACCAGGAGAAAGTCGATGTTGTCAGGTGGTACAATTATACAACATTTGACATCATAGGGGATCTGGCTTTTGGTGAGCCCTTCTACTGTCTCGAGAAATCAGATTACCACCCATGGGTGGCGCTCATCTTTTCTGGCGTCAAAAATATGTCATTCATTTCAGTTTGCTCAAAGTTCGGAAAGCTTGGCATGTTACTGGCATTACTTTTTGTGCCCAAAGATTTACCGGCAAAGGGTAGAGAGCACCGGAGGCTGTCTATCGAGAAAACACGTAGGAGACTTGATTCGGGATCAAGCCGGCCGGATTTTATGACGGCCTTGACAACGACTCGAGGGTCCGCAGAGGTAACTCGACGGCGGAGACAGATACGTGGGTATGCATATGCATGGAGAACTAACGTCCATTGTAGGAATTGTCATTTGAAGAATTAGTATCAAACGCCAGCCTGCTTATCGCTGCCGGTTCGGAGACAACCGCCACAGCTTTATCGGCAGCGACCTACTATCTTGGGATATATCCAGAAACCTTTAAGAAGCTAGCTGCTGAAATTCGTTCAGCTTTCCGTTCGGAGGAAGATATAACCTTGACTAGCGCGCAGCATCTAAATTATTTGCAAGGCGTGATTGACGAAGCGATGAGGCTATTTCCTGCGGCGCCTGGCACACAGCCTCGCATTATTTCACCCGGTGGTGACGTGATTGTTGGCAGATATGTTCCAGCTGGTGTAAGTGATGTATCCCTTGTTTGGCATATGATGCAGTTCTGAGTTCCGAGTTGTAACACATGACTTCGCAGACCGTCGTTGGGATATGGCAATGGGTGAATCATCATAATCCCGCCCATTTCCGTGACGCTGAATCTTTTATTCCGGAGCGATGGCTTGGCGATGCACGCTTCGAGAACGATAAAAGAGATGCATTTATGCCATTTTCTGTCGGACCGCGGAATTGCATTGGACACAAGTAAGTAGAGCTGGTTCTAAGATGTAATTGTGAAACTGACTATGCCCAAGTCTTGCGTATgcagagatgagattgattCTTGCAAAGGTAGTTTGGAATTTCGACATAGAGCTGTCAGAAGAAAGCATTGGGTGGGATACAAGaagtaaagtatatatgcTGTGGGAGAAGGGCCCCATAAATGTGCAGCTTACAAAACGGAATGGTATttaagaagagaaaggtcCGAGAAACCACCTAGTCTACAAACTGCAAGCATACCTAGATAGAGATGGACAGCTTCTAGTATTGACCAAAAGTTGAATAAGATCCAATttcacggccatggccagatTGTCTTAAAAATGGACCAAGCTTGCTTCGAGTCTGTTTCGACTTGCACAGCTAAAACTACTTGTAGATTATCTCAATTCTTGATCTACCGTTTGAGTGTGAGTATAGTCCCTCAAGTACCTTTATAGCTATATCTACTATTTTTAAAGTAGTGTATGCCACATCACTAGGCCTTCCTTTGACGATTATCCATAAAATGTCGGGCATGAAATGGGAAATAGTGATGGGATTTTCGTCTTCgttactttttatttagcAACTGATCGTCTTCATTCTCAGATTAGATGTAACGTGCCTTAAACGCTAGGTGTGAGGGATCATGATGGATACAGGGTCACGAGCGAAAGCAAATTGAAGAGAACAAACACAACAACCAAAGGCGCTGACACTCAGGGATCAAAGAAGTAACTGTAACTAAACCGTAATAATAATCATAAAAAAACTAATCTAGTGAcaagcagaggaggagggaactATAAGGCGTGCCGCAGTGGGTCACGTGACACACCAGTAGTATTCTGGTTCAATGAGGATATTCGTCATTGGCCAATGGTTATTCTCGATGCGAAATTAGTAAAGGTTAGCTAAAGCATTCAAGGCATCGTCAGGCGAATTTGTAGGCATGTCACAAGTTAACCCATGCTGAAGAACAATCACGGCGCGTTTACGCTATGTAACGTAGGCCAACTAATAGAAAGTTCAACTTTCCTCAATGAGAAGGTGTATTAAGAACGATGAAGTTAGCGCTCTTTTCTCCCAAGTACTGGTctaaagggaaaaaaaaggaaacaagcaGATGTCCCGAAACATATAACAGAGGTAGGTAGTAATACACATTATCATCTAAGCCCCCCGGAGATGTCATCAAATTTCCCATCTAAGGCATAGGGTAGTCTGCAAATTTGTAACAACCGCATATGTAACTGTTCATTCATATTCGCTTTTTCTGCCTCTATTAAAAGCCACTTGTCGTTGAATAAAGAGCGAGAGTGGCGTCAATcgaaataaataaataaggcCAAATACttccatgtacatgtatttcGTACAAGTGCGAGATAGTGCAAGTCTGCGTACCTACATATATAGcttgaagccaaagatgacaTTTACAAGTGGGTATGATATTATGATAGCGCTTGAACAATTAGATTCGCAGTGTCAATGCGATCCAAAATTACGCAATCGAaaccaagaagagcagcaacTTCCTCACTAGTGGGGTATATAATAACTCATTGCCAAATTATAATAGAGACTTGCTGTAGCTCTTACACGAGTCTTTTAGAGGATGCTCTTCATCAGGTTATAGCCAGATATAGCTGCTCAGTTTGTATAACATAATGCTGGATGCTAGCGAAATATATAAACGGCATATGCGGCAGATTGTTCCTGAATCCTGGTGAACAAAGCAATCATTAAACATACCCTTTAAGGCACTTGGTCGGCAATGATGTGCCGGAATGATTGAAGTTTCCACATCCTCGTGGATATCCTACCTCAAAAACTCCTAACTGGCGTGTTCGACCTTCCATTAAAGCGACGGCCATGAAACGCGCAACTCAACTTCCATGAATGAGGATACCAGTAATTTAACGAATGCCTCCTAGTGTAATTTAGCGAGGCTCTAATGCTTGTTCATTGCCTAACATGGCAGGACAGCTTCTATAGAGTGCTTATATCAGACTTACACTAGTCTCAATCGGTGAAGACCAGATTCTAAGGGACTCACGATGTTTCGGGCCGCTATTCAATAGCACACGGATAACCGGCGTTCATGCAATTGTTTGTCCATCCGTGGCTTGAAGAGATTTCCCAAAGGAGTATATGAGGTCTTTCTTATATGTATATAAGTCGCAATTTCCACGTACGTGGGAAACCTGAGACCTATTGAGCAGCAGTCTTTACTTGGCGCAAACACTCCTTCAAAGCATTGTCTTTCGGCTACTCTTTACATTCTTTTCATAAAACACCAAAGCTCTGTCAGCTTTAGCTCAGTCCTTTCAATTAAAACCATCACTCCCTAACCAACGCAAACATGAAGACTCAAATGCTCTCCTCCATCGGCCTATTTGCCGCATCTGCTGTCGCTCAAGCTGTTTTGAACAGTGGAACTGGCTTTGGAACCCTTTACTACGacgttgttgatgttgatggctGTCAAGACGACTTTTCTAACCAAAACCTTGGATTTGTCGAATGCAACTTTTTCACTGGTCTCTCACTGGATGCGATTAACAGTGACAACCTCGTTGCCATGAACCACACTCTGCTGGCCGGCGATTTGGCCACGTATTGCGGCAAGAAAGTCATTGTCACCACCAATGGCGTTCAACATGACCTCGACCTGTTTATCGGTGATGGCTGTGCCCGATGCGCCGGCGGCTCCAGCAACAACGGCGTTTGGAACCCTAACGGTGCTCCAGGATTGGATTTCAGCTTCACTGTTGCTCAACAGCTGAACAGCAACGCGTGCTTCAATGGTCACTTTGATCTTAGCTGGGAAATCGTTGATGAGACCCTTTACAACTTCGACACCAACGCACCAGGTCAGCCTACCGGTCCCGTAAACCAGCGCCGCTCGGTCGACAAGCGATCTGAGAGAGAtagccgccgccgtctttAGGTTATGAGCCGCTCAGGGTCTTGCACTAAGCTGCTTTTTCTATGTTATCTCTACGGTTAATTCGTTTCTCTATGCAAATATTTAAGAGTAGCTTGTATATACATAAAAATCTTGTATCTATTTACGAATTTTGTATATAATTCCAGACAATGAGTTTCAGGAATTTTATGCCAACAGTTTTATTACCTAAATTCATGATGGACATTATCTATTGTATTCTATAAGGTGTATCACACAGTTTGTCATAAAATTCCGTTTCATGACTTACTATTGTTATCctaaatattatatagtaCCAAATTTGGgattaaatataattttgTTTCTATATATTACTCACCACTATATCTTAAATTCGTTCTATTACTCGAATCCGGCAAGCGGTAAGGGGTGGCAGACTGTGTGTTGTGTTACCGATCGCAGTATCACAAAACACTGCCACGCGTCCATTAATCCGTTTGTCGTCATCTCCAATATGCTATCTTGAAGGATTTAACAATCTGAAAATGCTAAATTACGATATTGATGTCGGTAATGAGCCGAGTCTCCAAGATTCTCTTCTCACAGCTCATGACCCTGCAGCAAAGGCCAAAACAAATCCTACCTCAACAAAGCCTGACAATTCTTTGGAGAACGATATATCACCAAGTTCTAACGTGCCATATGTTTCAAAAGACTATTGGGGCTGGGAAATTTTTGGAGTCCTTGGTTCAGCCGCAATAATTGTTGGCATAGCTGTCATACTTGATAGATTTGATGGCAAGAGGCAGCCTTCCTGGGAGCATGTCTCACTCAactctctcatctcttgGCTTAGCACAGCTGCCAAATTCTGTCTTCTTATGCCCATTTCCAGGGGTCTTGGTCAGTTGAAGTGGGTGTGGTTTGCGGAAAAGAAACGGCCGCTTTCGGACCTCGAAGAATTCGATTCTGCGAGTAGAAGCATTTCTGGAAGCGCCAAACTTCTTTGGAGACTGAAAGGACTGTGAGTCTAATGCAAAACTCTTGATTATTTGGGTGCTTTTGGCTAAATGAATACTCGTAATAGGcattttgctgctcttggtaGTCTAACTATCATCCTGGCTTCTGGATTCGACCCATTTATTCAGAACCTGATCCATTACTATCCGAATACTGTTTCAGACCCCTCCCAACTTGCTTACCTGGCCAACCTTTCGACCTATACTGCTGTTGGTCCACTGCTTGGTGGTCACCGTAGGTAAAAAATGCATCAGGATCGTTCTGGGCTAATGTTGCTATAGTCAGTGATGTGGACCTAGGTCTCAAGGCTAATGTCTACAATGCCATTCTGAACCCCAAAGCATCTCAATTTTGGGCTCAGCCTCAGTACATCTGCAACACAGGAAACTGTACATGGAAACCAGCAGCCAGTATCGGCATCTGCCCTCTCTGTGCCGACATCAGTTCGGATCTGTCCGTGTCATGTAAAAACACGGCACTACCTGACACGGATGAAAGCTATAGAGAGTGTACCGTTTCTCTCACCAACGGCTTTTCTACTTGGTTTGTAGATGGCGGGCTAAACAGCTACCCAATGATTATAGGGAACTCCCAGGAAAACAGCAATGTCAATCCCTTGGTGTACAAGAACCACACTTTCCCCCTCATTCAAGCCATCAAGGCTTTATATAATGATACGAATCAGAATCTCGCCATCGAATTGACCAACGAAACGCATTTTATAGCTACAGAGTGCTCCCTTGAGCCCTGCGTGCGAAGTGTCCAGCCTTCTGTCATAAGGGGCATTTACAGCGAATCCACACCAACCTACTGGCTCGAGCTTGAAAATAGGACAGCCGGCAGCAATAGTCTTCTGCATGTAACCTTAACTCCGCCATGGGGCTCAAATCTTGGAATCCAGGAAGGTCAGAGCTTTGGGATCGATTTTTATGCGCTCGATGCGCTCAGCGTCCATATCTCTACTCTGTTCTCAGGCAAGGTGCACGTTGGTTCAGACACTCTGTTTTTCAATGCATCGAGGCCTGATATACTACAAGCAATCTTTTATGGGCACTTTGCCGACTGTGACAATCCGTCAGATAAAGTTGGCTGCACTGTTAACAACGTCGCTAAAGCTATGTCGAAATCTTTCTGGGACACTCCATATATGAACTATGGTATGGAAGGTGCAAACATGACTATAGGAGAGACACTTGTCACTCTTACTTTCGTTCGAATTCAGTGGTGGTGGCTTGTTTTCCCAGCAACCATCTGGCTACTCAGTGTCGTCACCCTGTTGGGAACCGTGTGGAAAACGCGCAGAGCTCAAGTGCAAGTATGGCGGAATAGTCCTTTCCCGCTGATTTTACTTCATCGCCATGAAGATTTTGAAGCTAATGGGAGCTATGATATCTCTACTGCTGGCCTTTCGACAAGGGCAAAGAAACTGCGTGTTAAGCTTCATGTGCCAGAAGATAACATACGTGTCACAAACCATTCGCTAAATTGATTCATAATACATGGGATTTACATTGAACTCCAGCTTACTTTGACCACATATGGGAAAATAAATTTGTAATTTTAAACATCTATTCCTGTAGCTGAAAACGGGCCTCGCACTTCATGCAACCTCGGCTAGTATAATCTATTTTCATCACCAATCTTCaatttctttcatctctaAAATTTTCACTTGATAGTGGTCAACAGCATACGACAAAAGGCTTTGGTGATCTGCTTTAGCAGTATTGGCATTTGTCCTTAGCTACAACTATAGTAATAATGAGAAATGCAGCCTCTCCGCCCAGAGGACTTTCAAGATGACAAAATTTTCccttggtttttttttttccttgtatTGACATTTTCGCTTACGAAAGGCTGAGGAAGTACGTCAACATCTCAGGGTAGATTGGTGTTCCGAGACCGGTAACAGGATCCCAGCCAGAAACAGCGGAGAATCCAGTGTTGCCACAAGCACTGGCAGCGCCATCGCCGTTCGGCCCGCCCTTGGCTTGGTTGCCAACTGTGATGTCGGTAAACATGGATGGGTTGCTGTAGAGAGCAGGGTTAACGAATCCGACAGGGCTCTTGCCGGCATTGATGCGCTCTTCGTTGATGCGAGTCAAAATGGCAGCAAACAGAGGAGCGGACATTGAGGTACCGCCTTCAAGCACTTGTTCACCCTCATTAACAACCACGCCGTTGTCACCTACGGCAGAGACATCAGGGTAGCCACGACCGCCTTTGTTGTAGATGCCTCCAGTGGTAGGGATCACGCCACCAGATGTGTTGTAGGAAGCATAAGTTGGGTTGTGGCTGGCGAAGTATCTGGAAGGAAGTTAGTCTCAAGTCTCGGATGGAATAAACAGGATCCATTGCAACTTACGAGGCCAAAGTACTGGCTTGGTAGCTTGGGGTTGTCCAGATGTTGCTGAAGCCACCACCGGAGGAGAACGAAGTCACGGCGGTCTCTGCATCACCAGGAACCTTTCCAGCTGGGAGGGTGGTGGCACCGACAGAGGTGATGTAAGGGCAGCTAGCCGGCTCACCAGGAGTGAAGATGTTGTGTTTGCTTCCAAGACAAGCACCAGATCGGCGGGCAACTCCGTCGTCGCCACTGGCAAGAACAACACTTGTGCCCTGGAGGCCGAGCTTCATGAACTCATCACATTGGCGCTGTAAGTTCAGTTAGCAAACAGGATCATTCATGAGAAATTTGATATGCTGACCTCGAGATAGTAAGTGGGATAATCAGCCTCTGCAGTACCGTA is a window from the Trichoderma atroviride chromosome 5, complete sequence genome containing:
- a CDS encoding uncharacterized protein (EggNog:ENOG41), whose protein sequence is MALLVMSNSAFGSIIKSVILLPLLAVLLGLAYAFCITVYNLFFHPLRNYPGPWLWAASDIPYSLVSIGGNAHKKMLQIHIKYGPVVRVGPNTVFYSHPDASKELRGHRKGKGVEHLKDPHLHSGNQSNAIGASRENHIRYRRNLSYGFSHQAMLDQEPIINRYINTLLTELKARCANQEKVDVVRWYNYTTFDIIGDLAFGEPFYCLEKSDYHPWVALIFSGVKNMSFISVCSKFGKLGMLLALLFVPKDLPAKGREHRRLSIEKTRRRLDSGSSRPDFMTALTTTRGSAEELSFEELVSNASLLIAAGSETTATALSAATYYLGIYPETFKKLAAEIRSAFRSEEDITLTSAQHLNYLQGVIDEAMRLFPAAPGTQPRIISPGGDVIVGRYVPAGTVVGIWQWVNHHNPAHFRDAESFIPERWLGDARFENDKRDAFMPFSVGPRNCIGHNLAYAEMRLILAKVVWNFDIELSEESIGWDTRSKVYMLWEKGPINVQLTKRNGI
- a CDS encoding uncharacterized protein (EggNog:ENOG41~SECRETED:SignalP(1-20)); this translates as MKTQMLSSIGLFAASAVAQAVLNSGTGFGTLYYDVVDVDGCQDDFSNQNLGFVECNFFTGLSLDAINSDNLVAMNHTLLAGDLATYCGKKVIVTTNGVQHDLDLFIGDGCARCAGGSSNNGVWNPNGAPGLDFSFTVAQQLNSNACFNGHFDLSWEIVDETLYNFDTNAPGQPTGPVNQRRSVDKRSERDSRRRL
- a CDS encoding uncharacterized protein (EggNog:ENOG41~TransMembrane:3 (o58-80i160-180o531-553i)), which produces MLNYDIDVGNEPSLQDSLLTAHDPAAKAKTNPTSTKPDNSLENDISPSSNVPYVSKDYWGWEIFGVLGSAAIIVGIAVILDRFDGKRQPSWEHVSLNSLISWLSTAAKFCLLMPISRGLGQLKWVWFAEKKRPLSDLEEFDSASRSISGSAKLLWRLKGLHFAALGSLTIILASGFDPFIQNLIHYYPNTVSDPSQLAYLANLSTYTAVGPLLGGHLSDVDLGLKANVYNAILNPKASQFWAQPQYICNTGNCTWKPAASIGICPLCADISSDLSVSCKNTALPDTDESYRECTVSLTNGFSTWFVDGGLNSYPMIIGNSQENSNVNPLVYKNHTFPLIQAIKALYNDTNQNLAIELTNETHFIATECSLEPCVRSVQPSVIRGIYSESTPTYWLELENRTAGSNSLLHVTLTPPWGSNLGIQEGQSFGIDFYALDALSVHISTLFSGKVHVGSDTLFFNASRPDILQAIFYGHFADCDNPSDKVGCTVNNVAKAMSKSFWDTPYMNYGMEGANMTIGETLVTLTFVRIQWWWLVFPATIWLLSVVTLLGTVWKTRRAQVQVWRNSPFPLILLHRHEDFEANGSYDISTAGLSTRAKKLRVKLHVPEDNIRVTNHSLN